Proteins from a genomic interval of Undibacterium parvum:
- a CDS encoding haloacid dehalogenase type II produces MTIQAITFDAYGTLFDVYSISELSEKIFPGSGASLAEMWRDKQIEYTHLRSMCSMYKPFWEITQDALIFSCRRLGLRLDLAGQNALMGQYARLHAFPENLSVLQQLRARGLKLAILSNGNLQMLQSAVDASLMQGVFHHLLSVDVVKKFKTSPEAYQLGPDVFGMPAKNILFVSSNCWDACCATWFGYTTFWVNRTAAPLEELGVAPHGEGRTLADVIAFVEKLNPA; encoded by the coding sequence ATGACTATTCAAGCAATTACATTTGATGCTTACGGCACACTGTTTGACGTGTACTCCATCAGTGAGTTGAGTGAGAAAATTTTTCCTGGTAGTGGTGCCAGTTTGGCGGAAATGTGGCGCGATAAACAGATTGAATACACGCATTTGCGCAGCATGTGCAGTATGTATAAACCTTTTTGGGAAATTACTCAGGATGCCTTGATATTCTCATGTCGTCGTTTGGGCTTACGTTTGGATTTGGCTGGGCAGAATGCCTTGATGGGGCAATATGCGCGATTACATGCTTTTCCAGAAAATTTATCTGTGTTGCAACAATTGCGAGCGAGAGGGTTAAAACTAGCGATTTTGTCGAATGGCAATTTGCAAATGTTGCAATCAGCCGTTGATGCCTCGTTAATGCAGGGCGTGTTTCATCATTTATTGTCGGTCGATGTTGTGAAAAAATTTAAAACATCGCCGGAAGCGTATCAGTTGGGTCCGGATGTTTTTGGCATGCCTGCAAAAAACATACTGTTTGTTTCTAGTAATTGTTGGGATGCCTGTTGTGCCACTTGGTTTGGCTACACCACGTTTTGGGTAAATCGCACTGCGGCACCTCTGGAGGAATTGGGGGTGGCGCCGCACGGTGAGGGGCGCACATTGGCTGATGTCATCGCCTTCGTCGAGAAACTTAACCCTGCGTAG
- a CDS encoding cold-shock protein: MATGIVKWFNDSKGFGFITPDEGGEDLFAHFSAIVSAGFKSLKENQRVSFDVTTGPKGKQASNIQGI; this comes from the coding sequence ATGGCAACAGGTATTGTTAAATGGTTCAATGATTCTAAAGGTTTTGGTTTCATTACTCCAGATGAAGGCGGCGAAGATCTGTTCGCTCATTTCTCCGCGATCGTATCCGCAGGTTTCAAATCTTTGAAAGAAAACCAACGCGTTTCTTTCGACGTGACAACAGGCCCTAAAGGCAAACAAGCTTCTAACATCCAAGGTATCTAA
- a CDS encoding ExeM/NucH family extracellular endonuclease, which translates to MPQNLLFNQTARVRAIDCGQQLPRQRNDHRLTVLAALLAGLTVAASAASAASDVVISQVYGGGGNSGAVYKNDFIELFNRGANAVSMNGWSVQYASATGTSWQVTTLPNLTLQAGQYLLVQEAAGSAGSANLPTPDKLGTIAMSGTTGKVALVNSITAITSASSPAVLDLIGFGPTATAFEGSAPAALSSNTNALLRANDGCTDENQNATDFSALVAAPRNSASPLHACGTASNTAIVTNCPASLMLAANVGGSINLSASDLDGQVKAITLANGSLAAFSLAGLVPATTVGAIASVNLNVANTLGLGSYPVVINFANDQGQTATCTVSVVVQAASGITHTIPQIQGSAATSPYVGSTQTTEGVVTLRMANGFYMQDPQGDGDPTTSDGIFVFTSTAPAVAVGDKLRVSAKVQEFVAGDAKRTITQLTAPSAIITLSSGNSLTPTNISLPLASADEWERYEGMLVRFVRPLVVSQNYFLGRYGQLSLSGTRLEKPTNRYPARSPEAQAAAAANLANLIVLDDASSAQNPNPAPYLGADNTIRAGDTVSDLVGVVDFGLITSGNPGPTGYKLQPLGVPVFSRDNTRSDAPEILSGNLKVASFNVLNFFSTFTNGATVDGETGQGCKLGTSIAASNCRGADNLNEFNRQRAKIVAAMKAIDADVFGLMEVQNNGNIALSHLVNGLNAEIGSAAYAYVPVTASTGSDAIRVAMIYKTEKLKLVGAALTDADAINNRPPLAQTFALANGKRFSVIVNHMKSKGSCPSDGSLNQDQADGQGCWNALRVQQAERLANSFIPQVQAAANDNDVLVIGDLNSYGAEDPILSLQNAGLVSEIERFIRPHSAPYSYVFDGESGYIDHALTSKSLSEKVIGVAEWHINADEPLLIDYNTEFKVQDLYTATPFRSSDHDPVVIALNLQPQFVDVSAQITSLSSGLSFNRSTQSFNGTLTITNIGGVILKGPFQVELNGLTAGVTLLNASGNHNGSAYLSSAINSLAPGQSISLPLVFRNPNKVGITYQTSVFSGNF; encoded by the coding sequence ATGCCACAAAATTTATTATTCAATCAAACTGCGAGAGTGCGCGCAATCGATTGCGGACAGCAATTACCCCGTCAGCGTAATGATCATCGCCTCACAGTGCTGGCCGCTTTATTGGCTGGTTTGACAGTTGCTGCATCTGCCGCCTCTGCTGCTTCAGATGTGGTAATTAGCCAGGTCTACGGTGGCGGTGGTAATTCCGGAGCCGTGTACAAAAATGATTTTATCGAATTGTTTAATCGCGGCGCCAATGCGGTCAGCATGAATGGCTGGAGCGTGCAATATGCTTCGGCCACTGGCACTTCGTGGCAGGTGACGACACTGCCCAATTTGACCCTGCAAGCTGGCCAATATTTACTGGTTCAGGAAGCAGCGGGTAGTGCTGGTAGTGCCAACTTGCCGACGCCCGATAAGCTCGGAACGATCGCTATGTCGGGTACTACCGGCAAGGTCGCGCTAGTCAATAGCATCACTGCGATTACCAGCGCAAGTTCGCCCGCGGTACTCGACCTAATCGGCTTCGGTCCGACTGCCACTGCCTTTGAGGGCAGTGCCCCGGCAGCCTTAAGCTCGAATACCAATGCGCTACTACGCGCTAACGATGGCTGTACCGACGAGAATCAAAATGCGACGGATTTCTCGGCACTGGTGGCGGCCCCGCGCAATAGCGCCAGTCCCTTGCATGCCTGTGGCACGGCTTCAAATACGGCGATCGTTACCAATTGTCCTGCCAGTCTGATGCTAGCAGCGAATGTCGGTGGCAGTATTAATCTAAGTGCCAGTGATCTCGATGGACAAGTCAAAGCGATCACTTTGGCCAATGGGAGTCTAGCGGCATTTAGTTTGGCCGGTCTGGTGCCAGCCACTACCGTGGGCGCGATTGCGAGTGTTAATTTAAACGTTGCAAATACGCTTGGCCTTGGTAGTTACCCAGTAGTGATCAATTTTGCCAATGATCAGGGCCAAACGGCTACTTGTACTGTGAGCGTTGTGGTTCAAGCGGCAAGCGGCATTACCCATACTATTCCGCAAATTCAAGGAAGTGCCGCTACTAGCCCTTATGTCGGAAGCACGCAAACCACCGAAGGTGTAGTCACCCTGCGTATGGCGAATGGTTTTTACATGCAAGATCCTCAAGGTGATGGTGATCCGACTACTTCGGACGGTATTTTTGTTTTTACTAGTACCGCGCCAGCAGTTGCTGTCGGCGATAAATTACGCGTGAGCGCGAAAGTGCAAGAGTTTGTTGCTGGTGACGCCAAGCGCACGATTACCCAATTGACTGCGCCTAGTGCCATCATTACGCTCAGTAGTGGTAATAGCCTTACTCCGACCAATATCAGCCTGCCCTTGGCGAGTGCTGACGAATGGGAGCGTTATGAGGGGATGTTGGTGCGCTTCGTGCGACCTCTGGTGGTGTCGCAAAACTACTTTTTGGGCCGTTATGGACAATTAAGTTTATCTGGCACTCGTCTGGAAAAACCTACCAATCGTTACCCGGCGCGCTCGCCTGAGGCGCAAGCCGCTGCCGCAGCCAATCTGGCTAATTTGATCGTGCTCGATGATGCTTCATCAGCACAGAATCCTAACCCCGCACCCTATCTGGGCGCTGACAATACGATACGTGCTGGTGATACGGTATCGGACTTGGTGGGTGTCGTTGATTTCGGCCTGATCACTTCGGGTAACCCTGGCCCTACAGGCTACAAGCTGCAACCGCTTGGTGTGCCGGTTTTTTCACGCGACAACACACGTAGTGATGCGCCTGAGATTTTGAGTGGCAATCTGAAAGTGGCGAGTTTTAATGTCTTGAATTTTTTCAGTACTTTTACCAATGGTGCAACCGTCGATGGTGAAACTGGCCAAGGCTGCAAACTTGGTACGAGTATCGCTGCTAGTAACTGTCGCGGTGCCGATAATCTGAATGAATTTAATCGCCAACGCGCAAAAATCGTAGCCGCCATGAAGGCGATAGATGCCGATGTATTCGGGTTGATGGAAGTGCAAAACAACGGCAACATCGCGCTTTCCCATCTGGTGAATGGTTTGAATGCTGAGATTGGCAGTGCCGCATACGCGTATGTGCCTGTCACGGCGAGTACCGGCAGCGATGCAATTCGGGTTGCCATGATTTATAAAACCGAAAAATTGAAGTTGGTTGGTGCCGCCTTAACCGATGCTGATGCGATTAATAATCGGCCACCTCTGGCGCAAACTTTTGCGCTGGCCAACGGCAAGCGTTTTTCCGTGATCGTCAATCATATGAAATCGAAAGGGAGTTGCCCGAGCGATGGTAGTTTGAATCAGGATCAAGCGGACGGGCAGGGCTGTTGGAATGCCTTGCGGGTGCAGCAGGCCGAACGGTTGGCGAACAGCTTCATTCCACAGGTACAGGCAGCGGCGAATGATAATGATGTGTTGGTGATTGGTGATCTCAATTCCTACGGTGCTGAAGATCCTATCTTAAGTTTGCAAAATGCCGGCCTGGTGAGTGAGATCGAGCGCTTCATACGCCCGCATAGTGCTCCGTACTCCTATGTTTTTGATGGCGAGTCCGGTTATATCGACCATGCTTTGACCAGCAAATCTCTCAGCGAAAAAGTGATTGGGGTCGCTGAGTGGCATATCAATGCCGATGAACCTTTGCTGATTGATTACAACACTGAGTTCAAAGTGCAAGACTTATATACTGCGACGCCTTTCCGTTCATCTGATCATGATCCTGTCGTGATCGCCTTAAATTTGCAGCCACAGTTTGTCGATGTGAGTGCGCAGATCACTAGCCTTAGTTCTGGCTTAAGCTTTAATCGCAGCACACAGAGCTTCAACGGCACTTTGACGATCACGAATATCGGCGGCGTTATTTTAAAGGGACCTTTCCAGGTCGAATTGAATGGTTTGACCGCCGGTGTCACTCTGCTCAATGCAAGTGGCAATCACAATGGCTCAGCCTACCTGAGCTCGGCGATTAACAGCTTGGCTCCGGGGCAGTCGATTAGTCTTCCCTTGGTTTTCCGCAATCCAAATAAAGTCGGCATCACATATCAAACCAGCGTTTTTTCTGGCAACTTCTAA
- a CDS encoding NF038129 family PEP-CTERM protein, with protein sequence MKSFFNLKQIRHLICALATMGLMLNASADSQYHVVLDTTKLIGSGWLDLQFNPGQAGATSAFADLTHLSSKYPFGDSPILTGLVTGDLSNKAVFSNQSAYNDLFQALNFGQVISFDLRFSGAFLNTPGSFGTSFGLSLYGADQQSLLGNPDPVSGSLLTFELMPAANAGQFGKVTPLVFDNAMLSVSAVPEPAEWLLLLAGFAVLAAFTQVRRGCID encoded by the coding sequence ATGAAATCTTTTTTCAACTTAAAACAAATTCGCCATCTGATTTGTGCGCTGGCTACTATGGGTTTGATGCTCAACGCAAGTGCAGATAGTCAATACCATGTAGTGCTCGATACGACTAAGCTGATCGGTAGCGGTTGGTTGGATCTGCAATTTAACCCAGGTCAAGCCGGCGCCACCTCTGCCTTTGCAGATCTGACTCATTTATCGAGTAAGTATCCATTCGGCGATAGCCCTATATTGACGGGCTTAGTCACTGGTGATTTGAGCAATAAGGCAGTATTTTCAAATCAAAGTGCGTATAACGATTTGTTTCAGGCTTTGAACTTCGGGCAGGTCATCAGCTTTGATCTGCGCTTTAGCGGCGCATTTTTGAATACCCCAGGTTCTTTCGGAACCAGCTTCGGGCTCTCTTTGTATGGCGCAGATCAGCAGAGCCTACTTGGTAATCCAGATCCTGTAAGTGGAAGTCTATTAACATTTGAGTTAATGCCTGCTGCTAATGCCGGACAATTCGGCAAAGTGACACCGCTGGTATTTGATAATGCAATGCTCAGTGTCAGCGCAGTGCCTGAGCCGGCAGAGTGGTTGTTGCTGCTAGCCGGATTTGCAGTGCTGGCAGCTTTCACGCAAGTTCGTCGCGGGTGTATTGACTGA
- a CDS encoding LysR family transcriptional regulator: MDQFKQISTFAEVATRGSLSAAARAEGVAPAMIGRRLDALEERLGVKLLQRTTRKIALTNEGAAFLEDCQRILTELEEAETSVSERSARASGQLTISAPAGFGRQHIAPLVPSFLSEHREVKLTLSLNDRVVDLIGEGVDVAIRIASLTDSNLIGVKLADNKRVVVASPGYLKRHGTPLSLDELSTHNCLAFSGDGSQRGWTFRQNGKNMIIKVDGNMVCNDGEVLHDWALSGKGLAWRSMWEVGSEIEAGKLVTVLDEFNAPGNDIYAIFAQRRHLPLRIRAFVDFLRHAYSDPHYWQKKT, encoded by the coding sequence ATGGACCAATTCAAACAAATATCAACATTTGCCGAAGTTGCCACACGTGGCAGCCTATCAGCTGCAGCTCGCGCTGAAGGAGTTGCACCAGCCATGATAGGCCGCCGACTAGACGCATTAGAGGAAAGATTAGGAGTTAAATTACTGCAAAGAACGACTAGAAAAATAGCTTTGACGAACGAGGGTGCCGCGTTTCTTGAAGATTGCCAGCGCATCTTGACAGAATTGGAAGAGGCGGAAACCTCGGTCTCGGAACGCAGTGCTCGCGCCAGTGGACAACTAACGATCTCTGCACCAGCAGGCTTTGGCCGCCAACACATCGCGCCACTTGTTCCTTCTTTTTTGAGCGAACACAGAGAAGTTAAACTAACATTAAGTCTCAACGATAGAGTGGTCGACTTAATCGGTGAAGGAGTCGATGTGGCGATACGTATCGCCTCTTTGACAGACTCCAATCTTATCGGGGTCAAATTAGCTGATAACAAACGCGTGGTAGTGGCCTCACCCGGTTATCTTAAACGGCATGGAACACCGCTTAGTTTAGATGAATTAAGCACTCACAATTGCCTGGCTTTTAGCGGTGACGGCAGCCAACGCGGCTGGACTTTCAGGCAAAATGGCAAAAATATGATCATCAAAGTCGATGGCAATATGGTGTGCAATGATGGCGAGGTATTGCATGACTGGGCGCTCTCAGGCAAAGGCTTGGCCTGGCGCTCGATGTGGGAAGTTGGTAGTGAAATCGAGGCGGGAAAACTCGTCACCGTGTTAGATGAATTTAATGCCCCTGGCAACGACATCTACGCCATATTTGCACAGCGCCGCCATCTGCCATTAAGAATTCGTGCGTTTGTCGATTTTTTACGACACGCTTATAGTGACCCACACTACTGGCAGAAAAAAACATAA
- a CDS encoding oxidative damage protection protein yields the protein MARTVHCIKLDKDAEGLDFPTYPGELGKRIYENVSKEAWAGWLKHQTMLVNENRLNLADTRARKYLATQMEKHFFGEGADAAMGYIPPAE from the coding sequence ATGGCCCGCACGGTCCACTGCATTAAATTAGATAAAGACGCTGAAGGCTTAGACTTCCCTACGTATCCAGGCGAACTCGGCAAACGGATCTACGAAAACGTTTCAAAAGAAGCCTGGGCTGGCTGGCTCAAGCATCAGACCATGCTGGTCAATGAAAATCGCCTGAATCTGGCAGACACGCGTGCCCGTAAATACCTGGCAACACAAATGGAAAAGCATTTCTTTGGAGAAGGCGCGGATGCCGCCATGGGTTACATACCACCAGCAGAATAA
- a CDS encoding methyl-accepting chemotaxis protein: MFNVTIKLRLIATMFFMGIMLTIGGAMGVYGVSNSNAVIREIFTNQLPGVQNLGDSGILQLRARTAINRVIAHPEDPGAADTIKRVEGFLAKSEEHWKKYLALPQEADEKKLSDTVAASREKYLKEAFLPMLAAVKAVNMGEADRLNMEVVPSMYSAYSEQAAKLSEFQIFNAEKQFKTSQDAFKLFLWVDVIGVLGGLVAVFVSAFFLLRAISNPLKEMLLRFDEIGKGDLSNRVVVTSTDEMGQLLSGLENMRQSLVQTVTVVRQGSASIALSSAEIATGNMDLSGRTEQQAASLEETASSMEELTSTVQQNADNARQGNALAQTASEVARKGGQVVGDVVHTMSSIKDSSKKIVDIIGVIDGIAFQTNILALNAAVEAARAGEQGRGFAVVASEVRNLAQRSASAAKEIKALIDDSVNKVEVGTRLVDDAGKTMDEIVMSIKGVADIMAEITAASAEQSDGISQVNIAITKMDEATQQNAALVEQAAAAAGSMEEQANNLNTAVSIFKLDASDSKSSSSLKPLSKPASPVRPAAVKNNLKSISNNAEPQVKRATAKPKEDDWEEF; encoded by the coding sequence ATGTTCAATGTGACGATTAAATTGCGGCTAATCGCAACCATGTTTTTTATGGGGATTATGCTGACCATAGGTGGGGCGATGGGCGTATATGGTGTTAGCAATAGTAATGCTGTTATTCGAGAAATTTTCACCAATCAACTTCCTGGTGTGCAAAATTTAGGCGACTCGGGAATTCTACAGTTGCGCGCACGTACGGCAATTAATCGGGTGATTGCGCATCCAGAAGATCCGGGTGCTGCGGATACTATTAAACGGGTTGAAGGGTTTTTAGCTAAGTCGGAAGAACATTGGAAAAAGTATTTGGCTTTGCCACAGGAGGCCGACGAGAAAAAACTCTCCGATACCGTGGCTGCCTCAAGAGAAAAATATTTGAAAGAAGCCTTTTTGCCTATGCTTGCCGCAGTTAAGGCCGTTAATATGGGCGAGGCCGATAGGTTGAATATGGAGGTGGTTCCATCCATGTATTCTGCTTACTCTGAACAGGCTGCGAAGCTCAGTGAATTTCAAATTTTTAATGCAGAAAAACAATTCAAAACTAGTCAAGATGCCTTCAAGCTATTTTTATGGGTCGATGTCATCGGGGTTCTAGGCGGCTTGGTGGCGGTGTTTGTTTCGGCCTTTTTCTTATTGCGTGCGATTTCAAATCCTTTAAAAGAAATGTTGTTGCGGTTTGATGAAATAGGTAAGGGAGATTTATCCAATCGAGTTGTCGTCACTTCTACCGATGAAATGGGGCAGTTGCTGTCTGGCTTGGAAAATATGCGACAAAGTCTAGTGCAAACTGTCACAGTGGTGCGTCAGGGCAGTGCTTCAATTGCGCTCTCGTCGGCGGAGATTGCGACTGGGAATATGGATTTGTCCGGAAGAACTGAGCAACAAGCGGCTAGTCTGGAAGAAACCGCATCCTCAATGGAGGAGTTGACCTCGACTGTGCAGCAAAATGCAGATAATGCCAGGCAAGGGAATGCTTTGGCTCAGACTGCATCCGAAGTGGCTAGAAAAGGTGGTCAGGTTGTTGGTGACGTAGTTCATACGATGTCATCGATCAAAGATAGCTCGAAAAAAATTGTCGATATTATCGGTGTTATTGATGGTATTGCGTTTCAAACCAATATTCTTGCATTGAATGCTGCAGTTGAGGCTGCGCGTGCGGGTGAGCAGGGGCGTGGTTTTGCGGTTGTTGCTAGCGAAGTGCGTAATTTGGCGCAACGTTCTGCTAGTGCTGCCAAAGAAATCAAGGCTTTAATTGATGACTCAGTCAATAAGGTCGAAGTTGGTACTCGTCTGGTTGATGATGCTGGTAAAACCATGGATGAAATTGTGATGTCTATCAAAGGTGTCGCTGACATCATGGCTGAAATCACTGCCGCCAGCGCCGAGCAAAGCGATGGCATCTCGCAGGTAAATATAGCAATTACCAAAATGGATGAGGCGACTCAGCAAAACGCTGCCTTGGTAGAGCAAGCGGCTGCAGCTGCCGGTAGTATGGAAGAGCAGGCGAATAACTTGAATACGGCAGTCAGTATTTTTAAGCTAGATGCTTCTGACTCGAAGTCATCGTCTTCATTGAAGCCGCTTAGTAAGCCGGCATCTCCAGTGAGACCTGCTGCCGTAAAAAACAATTTGAAATCCATCAGTAATAATGCGGAACCGCAAGTTAAACGCGCTACTGCTAAACCTAAAGAAGATGACTGGGAAGAATTTTAA
- the aceB gene encoding malate synthase A, whose protein sequence is MTQLTLPAGMQITGEIKAGFEQILTPEALALVAKLSRAFEPRRQQLLAARVARTARLDAGELPDFLPETKHIRDGDWKIAPIPAALECRRVEITGPVERKMVINAFNSGADSYMTDFEDSNTPNWDNQITGQINMRDAVRRTISMEQNGKSYKLNDKIATLVVRPRGWHLDEKHVLVDGKRISGGIFDFALFLFHNAKEQLARGAGPYFYLPKMESHQEARLWNDIFVMAQNEIGLAQGTIKATVLIETILAAFEMDEILYELREHSSGLNAGRWDYIFSCIKKFKNDKDFCLADRAKVTMTAPFMRSYALLLLKTCHKRNAPAIGGMAALIPIKNDAEKNEIAMGGVRNDKARDATDGYDGGWVAHPGLVELAMTEFKKVLGDAPNQISKQRPDIEVTAKDLLSFQPETPITEAGLRYNINVGIHYLGAWLAGNGCVPIHNLMEDAATAEISRSQVWQWIRSDKGNLEDGRKITADMVRAMISEELLKVKESVGSGATYDRAAQIFEEMSTSEDFAEFLTLPLYEEI, encoded by the coding sequence ATGACTCAATTGACATTGCCAGCAGGCATGCAAATTACCGGTGAAATTAAAGCTGGCTTTGAACAAATATTGACACCCGAGGCGCTGGCGCTGGTCGCCAAACTGAGTCGCGCGTTTGAACCGCGCCGTCAGCAATTGCTGGCTGCACGTGTGGCGCGCACTGCGCGTTTGGACGCGGGTGAGTTGCCAGATTTTCTGCCTGAAACTAAGCACATTCGTGACGGTGACTGGAAAATCGCTCCGATTCCTGCAGCACTGGAATGTCGCCGTGTAGAGATCACAGGTCCAGTCGAGCGCAAGATGGTTATCAACGCCTTTAACTCTGGCGCTGATAGTTACATGACGGACTTTGAAGATTCAAATACGCCGAACTGGGACAACCAGATCACAGGTCAGATCAATATGCGTGATGCGGTACGCCGTACCATCAGCATGGAACAAAATGGCAAGAGCTACAAACTGAACGACAAGATCGCAACTCTGGTAGTGCGTCCACGTGGCTGGCATCTGGATGAGAAGCATGTGCTGGTGGACGGTAAGCGCATCTCCGGCGGTATCTTTGATTTTGCCCTATTCCTGTTTCATAACGCTAAAGAACAATTGGCACGCGGCGCCGGCCCTTACTTCTATCTGCCTAAGATGGAATCGCATCAGGAAGCGCGTTTGTGGAATGATATTTTTGTTATGGCGCAAAATGAAATCGGTCTGGCACAAGGCACTATCAAGGCGACAGTCTTGATCGAGACTATTCTGGCGGCCTTTGAAATGGATGAGATCCTGTACGAATTGCGTGAGCATAGCTCAGGTTTGAATGCCGGACGCTGGGATTATATTTTCTCCTGCATCAAGAAATTCAAGAATGACAAAGACTTCTGCCTGGCTGATCGCGCCAAGGTAACTATGACCGCACCATTCATGCGCTCGTATGCCTTGTTGTTGCTGAAAACCTGTCACAAGCGTAATGCCCCTGCTATTGGTGGTATGGCAGCACTGATTCCTATCAAGAACGATGCTGAAAAAAATGAAATCGCCATGGGCGGTGTGCGTAACGATAAAGCGCGTGATGCAACTGACGGTTACGATGGCGGTTGGGTAGCACATCCAGGTCTGGTTGAATTGGCGATGACTGAGTTCAAGAAAGTCTTGGGCGATGCACCTAACCAGATCTCCAAACAGCGTCCGGATATTGAAGTGACTGCGAAGGATTTGTTGAGTTTCCAACCTGAAACTCCGATTACTGAAGCTGGCCTACGTTATAACATCAACGTCGGTATTCATTACCTAGGTGCCTGGTTGGCGGGTAACGGTTGCGTACCTATCCACAATCTGATGGAAGATGCTGCGACCGCAGAGATCAGCCGTTCACAAGTTTGGCAGTGGATACGTTCCGATAAAGGCAATCTGGAAGATGGTCGCAAGATCACTGCCGATATGGTGCGCGCAATGATTTCGGAAGAATTGCTTAAGGTAAAAGAATCCGTAGGTAGCGGTGCAACTTATGACCGCGCTGCGCAGATTTTTGAAGAAATGTCGACCTCAGAAGATTTCGCCGAATTCCTGACTTTGCCGCTGTACGAAGAAATCTAA
- the argA gene encoding amino-acid N-acetyltransferase, which yields MENSVQFVHWLRSVAPYIHAFRGKTFVVAFPGELVMAGALPVLAQDLSLLHALGIRIVIVHGSRPQVAEQLALRNVEGHFHNGIRITDIAGLECSKEAAGELRLDIEAAFSQGLPNTPMAHSAIRIISGNFVTAKPIGIVNGVDFQLTGVARKVAYDTIHTILEAGNLVLLSPLGFSPTGEAFNLTMEDVAVSAATALRADKLIFISETPMMVDQDGDEIRELSFIQAEQELKHSYLPADSAFYLEHAIKASRGGVPRIHIVPYQTDGSALLELFTHDGVGTMVSSENLESLREATIEDVGGIIKLIEPLEADGTLVKRGRELLEREINYFSVIEHDGVIFGCAALYPFPFEKMGEMACLTVNPEVQSQGDGERILKHMEKRARRAGFHSLFVLTTRTAHWFLKRGFVSATVDDLPKDRQQMYNWQRKSLVLIKQL from the coding sequence ATGGAAAATTCTGTTCAATTCGTTCATTGGTTGCGCTCAGTCGCGCCCTATATTCATGCATTCCGGGGCAAGACCTTCGTCGTCGCATTTCCTGGTGAACTGGTGATGGCAGGTGCTCTTCCTGTCCTTGCACAAGATTTATCTCTATTGCATGCACTAGGAATACGTATCGTGATCGTACACGGCTCACGACCACAAGTGGCGGAGCAACTGGCGCTGCGTAACGTCGAAGGTCATTTCCATAACGGGATACGAATTACCGATATTGCAGGCCTAGAATGCTCAAAAGAAGCTGCTGGTGAACTACGCCTCGATATCGAAGCCGCATTTAGTCAGGGCTTGCCGAATACACCGATGGCACATTCGGCCATACGCATTATTTCCGGCAATTTCGTCACTGCCAAACCCATAGGCATAGTCAACGGCGTTGATTTTCAATTGACGGGCGTTGCCCGCAAGGTTGCCTACGATACGATTCACACCATTTTGGAGGCTGGCAACCTGGTATTACTTTCGCCATTGGGCTTCTCACCGACTGGTGAAGCATTCAATTTGACCATGGAAGATGTGGCCGTTTCGGCAGCCACTGCTTTGCGCGCTGATAAATTAATTTTCATCTCTGAGACACCGATGATGGTTGATCAGGATGGCGATGAGATACGCGAGCTTTCCTTTATTCAGGCTGAGCAAGAATTAAAACACTCTTATCTACCTGCAGACTCCGCTTTCTATTTAGAGCACGCGATTAAAGCCTCGCGTGGAGGCGTCCCGAGGATACATATAGTCCCTTACCAAACCGATGGATCGGCTTTACTAGAGCTATTCACCCATGACGGCGTCGGAACCATGGTGTCATCAGAAAACCTGGAAAGCCTCAGAGAAGCGACGATAGAAGATGTAGGCGGGATCATTAAACTGATAGAACCATTGGAAGCCGATGGCACCCTGGTGAAACGGGGACGTGAGCTACTGGAGCGCGAAATCAATTATTTCTCGGTCATAGAACATGACGGCGTAATCTTTGGATGTGCCGCGCTATATCCCTTCCCCTTTGAAAAAATGGGAGAAATGGCTTGCCTGACGGTCAATCCAGAAGTACAGAGCCAAGGTGACGGAGAGCGCATTTTAAAACACATGGAAAAACGTGCGCGCCGTGCCGGTTTTCACTCACTTTTCGTGCTCACCACACGCACTGCGCATTGGTTCCTCAAACGTGGGTTTGTGAGCGCAACAGTCGACGATCTACCAAAAGATAGACAACAAATGTATAACTGGCAGCGTAAATCCTTGGTACTGATCAAGCAGCTATAA